TTTCCTCGGGCGCATGCGTTTAACTAGCACGCGGCATAGGGGATGTCAAGGGGACAGGCTCATTATGAGGGGTGGGGGGTTGAGGGGCTAAGAGCGGGCGGCCTTTACCTTGGGCCACACCTCCCGGCCCAGCAGCATCATGGAGTCCCGCACCGCCTCCAGGGGCATGCCCCGATAGCGCATGCGAACGTAGAAGTGGTGGGCCCCCGTTACCTCTAGAAAGGTGAGGATCTGGTCCACGCACTCCTCCGGGCTCCCCATGACGAAGCGGCCGCGGGCCAGCTGGCTGAAGGGCTGGGAGAGGTCGAAGGGCATGGCCCCCACCCGCTGCTGATATTCCTGGAACTTGTCCCGCAGGTAGGGCTCCACCGCTCGTTGGGCGTCTTGGAAGCTGCGGGCCACGAACGCCTCTCGCATGAGGGCCACTTGGTAATCGGTGCGGCCCGCCTCAGCCAAGGCCTCCCGCAGGGCCGATACCTGCCTCTGCAGGACGTGTATGTCGGTGAAAGAGCCGGCTATCCATCCGTCCCCGAGAAGGGCCACTCGCCTTATGGCCTTGGGGGAGTGGACCCCCACCCAGATGGGCGGGCCACCAGGGCGCAAGGGCCTGGGGTAGAGGGAGACGCCCTCCAGGCGGAAATGACGGCCATGGAAATGGGCTTCCTCATCCCGCCACAGCCTCCTTATGACCTGTACCCCCTCCACATAACGGGAGAAGCGGCGGCGGAAGTCCACTCCGGCAGCGGCGAACTCCTCCTCCCGCCACCCCTGTCCCACCCCCAGGACACACTGCCCGCCAGTGAGGATATCCACCAAGGCAAAGGTCTGGGCCACATGCACGGGGTTGTAAAGGGGGAGGATGATGACGGCCGAGCCCACCCCTAGACCCGTCCTCAAGGCGGCCACAGCCACCACAGAAGAGAGGGCGTCGAACCTTCTCCACCCGATCTCGGTGGCCGTCCACACCCAGTCGAACCCCGCCTCCTTAGCCAGGCGCACTTGGGCCTCCACATCTTCCCATGCCTGATGTGGGGAAACCTCCGGCCCAAAGTCCATATGTAGTATGATGCCCAGCTCCATCCTTACCCCCTCTGATGATCCTCGGGACTCGCCAAGGGATCCGACCTACTGCGGGATGAGGTGGGGGCCGCGGGATGGGGGAAATCGGGCACCTGCGCCGTCTCCCGGGCCAACTCTAGGAACCTCTCGTAGAGGTCATCGGGCAGCTCGATGCCCCTAAAGGCCCCATTATCGATGAAGCGGCGGGTCACCTGCCCGCTGGCAAGGAGGATCCCCGTATCTACGTGCCAGATGTGGAACACGAAGCGGCATCCCTTCTTGGTGAGGTCTTTAATGGCCAGCTCTATCTCCACCAGGTCTTGCAAGCGGCAGGGGCGGTAGTAACGGGTCTCCACATGAACCGCAGGCATCCCCAGCTGGCGCTCCGCTACAAACTCTTGCCAACGGATCCCCCTGGCCAGCATCCACTCTCCGATGGCGTGCTCCACATACTCGAAGTACCTGGGCCAGAAGATAACACGGGCGAAGTCGATGTCACCCCAGCCGATGCGCACCCGATATCTCATGGGAGCCCTTAGACCGCCGCGGTGGCGATCCCTCCAACCTCCTCAGCCTCGGGGCAGGCCCAGCCCGCGCACGGCTATGACGTTGCGCTGAATCTCCGATGTGCCTCCGCCGATGGTCTCCGCCACGCTGGTGAGGTAATAGCGCTCCACACGCCCCCGCAGCTTGGCCCACCTGCTCTTGGGCTGCAGCTGCCCATATAGACCCAGGACATCCATCCCCACGCGGGCTAGCCTTTGGGCCAGCTCCGAGGCATAGAGCTTGGCGATGGAGGCCTCGTAGTTGGGTACCCTCCCCTGCTGTTGTAGGGAGGCCACCCGGTAGGACAGGTAGCGTCCCACCTCGATTTCGATGCCTACCTCCGCCAGACGGAGACGCGCCGCCTCCCGACCCGTCGCCGAAAGGAGGTGGCGCTCCTCCCGCACCAGCCCTAGGATAGCCTCATAGTAGCCCTCGGAGCGGGCCACCCCTGATATGGAGGAGCGCTCGAAGTCTAGGGTCACCGCCACCTGGTACCAGCCCCGGTTCACCTCCCCCACCAGGTAGTCCTTGGGGATGCGCACATTCTCAAAGAACACCTGGTTGAAGCCGTGGTGGCCGGCCATGTTGATGAGGGGGCGGATGATGATGCCCGGGGCCTTCATGGGCACCAAGAAGGTGCTGATGCCCTTGTGCTTGGGTGCGTCGGGGTCGGTGCGGGCCGCCAGGTAGCCCCAGTCGGCCCGGTGGGCCATAGAGGACCATATCTTCTGGCCATTTATGACCCACTCGTCTCCCTCCAGGACGGCACGGGTCTGGAGGCTAGCCAGGTCGGAGCCGGCTCCTGGCTCGGAGTATAGGGTGCACCACACCTCCTCGCCGGAGGCGATCTTGGGCAGGAAGCGCTCCTTTTGCCAGGGGGAGCCATAAAGCATGATGGCAGGGCCCACCCAGTAGACGCCCATGTTGAGGCCCAGGAGGGGTGCCCGCCTCCGCCCCATCTCCTCATTAAAGATGACCTGGTGCATGATGGGGGCCCCCAGGCCGCCGTGCTCGGGAGGCCAGGCCAGGGCCAGCCAGCGCCGCTGCCCCAGCTTGCGCTGGAGCTGACGTGCAAACTCCCACAGGGCATCCACCCCGGCCTCCGTCTCCATATCAAACTCCTCGTCCCAGCCGGGGGGAAGCTCTCGGTCCAGGAACTGCCGCACCTCCTCGCGGAACCGTTCCTCCTCAGCCGTGAAGCGAAAGTCCATGGTCGCCCTCCTCCCTTGTCTGCCCTCCCATTGTGACCCTCATGGACGCCCCGGTCAACGAGACCTTAGGACGGGTGTAAATGACCCTGAGGAGGTGCCGGGCTAAAAAGCAGTCCTGGCATCCGTCATAAGGGAGATCATCCGCCGTTAATGGGCGCAATAATACCTCGTAACCTAAAGATTCGTACAGCTCTTGCCACTCGCGAGCTCTACTAACATCAGTGATAAAGCGACGCCTCCATCCCCGCGCCTGAAGTTGTCCTATGCTATCCGTTCCCCCTTCCCCTCTCTGGCCAGGTAGCACCACCTCTACGCCCCCTATAAGGCTTCAACTAGCCAGCCGTCTCGCACCAAGTCCCAGCCGCTGAAGGCGACGATGGCCCAACATGGCAGCTCCCAGGGCGGTGGTGAACTGCACGGCACCGTCGGGCAAAAAATTCACCTGTAAGCCCAACTTCTCTTCCAAGACCTTGCGCATGCTTGTGAAGCGCATGATCCCCCCAGATACGGTCACTTGGGGTACAAGCCCAACGCGCTTCAGCAGCTGAATGGATCGATCCACCAAGGAGAGGATGGCGCCTTGCATGATGTCAGCCGGGGCCACGCCTGCGGTAACGTGGTTTATCACCTCTGCCTCAGCGAAGACGGCGCACACACTGGAGATAGTGACCGGATTGGTAGACGTCGTAGCGAGCTCCCCTAGCTCTTGGATATCGTATCCCATGTAGTAGGCTGTCTTCTCCAGGAAAGCACCCGTCCCGGCGGCACACTTGTCGTTCAGCCGAAAGCCCAGCACCCGTCCATCCTCGCTGAGCTTGATGGCCTTCATGCTCTGACCTCCCACATCCAGGACAGTTCGCGTCTCGGGGTAGAAGAACCAGGCCCCATAGGCGCAAGCCGTTAGGTCGGTACAATGTGCGTCCCGGAAGGAGACCTGAGCCCGGCCATTACCTGTGGAAACGATGTAAGAGACGTCCTCCCTCTGTAGACCAGCCTCCTCAAGGGCCAGGGAGAAGGCCTCATAGGCCGCCTCGTCCAGGCGAAAGCCCGTGCGTACCATGGCCCTGCTTGCGACGTGGCCCTCATCGTCAGCGATGACCACCTTGGTATAGGAGGCGCCAACATCGATGCCTGCTACCCATACCATACTCTTCACCTCCTACTCCGGGCCCCGGCCAAGGCGAACTCACGCGCGAAGAGGGCTGCCCCTAGAGCCCCCATGTAGTGAGATTCCTCGCTCACGTTAACGGGGATCCCCAACATCTCCCTAACAGCCACCACCATGGCCGGATTGCGGCTCACCCCACCAGTGAAGGTCACCTCTTCCTCAATGCCTACTCGTCGCAAGAGGGCAATAGAGCGGGAGGCGATGGACCTGTGGACACCTAACAGGATGTCCTCCACCTTGCGGCCTCGAGCGAGCCAGGAGAGGACCTCGCTTTCGGCGAACACGGTACAAGTGGTGCTTATCGGCACCGCCTTCTCCGCCCGAAGGGCCATGGGCCCCAGCTCTTCCAAGGGGATGCCAAGAGCCCTAGCCGCCCCTTGCAGGAAACGACCTGTCCCCGCCGAGCATTTGTCGTTCATGGTGAAGTTTTCCACATCTCCCCGCTCGTTGACCCGGATGGCCTTAGTATCCTGGCCACCTATGTCCAGCACGGTGCGAGTGCGAGGGAAGAGATGGACAGCCCCCCGGGCATGGCAGGAGATCTCGGTGACCTGAGCATTGCCGAAAGTCACCTTGTAGCGACCGTACCCAGTTCCCACCGTGAACACCACCTGCTCCGGAGAGAGGCCGGCATCTTGTAAGGCCAAGGCGAAGACCCTTTCAGCGGCCATCGTCACGTTGGCCCCTGTATCGATGAGGGCCCGGCCTACGATACGCCCTTCCTCGTCGATGATGACGCCCTTGGTCTGAGTGGAGCCCACATCTACACCAGCCACGAATATCATGGCCATCCCCCGCTCACTGCACCTTGGCTAACTTGCGAACAGCCATCGCCTCGAAGAAGGCATCGATGCGGTTCTTCATCTGGGCTTCGGCTACCACGCGCCGATCCATATGGTCCGAGTCCAGATACAAGGTGACCACCTGTGGCAGCTCATGGGTCATCACCAGGCGAGTCTCCGCCAGCCCAGTGGTGATGGTGCGGCAGCTCTTAATGGCGTGGAACACCACCCCATCCACCTGATAATCCTGGGCCACCTTGTGGAGGTACTGGGGTTGGGCCAATAAACGACTCAGGCCGAAGCGTACCTCCCGCATGATCCCTTCGGCCATGCTCTCTACTGGCCGCTCGACATCGAAATCATAGTCCACATCACTGCCTCCAGAAGCGAAGGCCATATAGGTGCAGTAGACAAAGTTGCCCCCTTTCTCGTTAAACATCTCGCCAAACCGCCGCCATATGGGATAGCAGGGAACACCGGTCATGAAGAGCCGGAACTTCTCCTCTGGCAGGGCGCCCATCCCATGGGCCACCTTGTATTCCATCTCCTCCACTGTCCGCCGGAAATACTCGGCTCCCTCCTTGGTCCCCCTCAGGACGTTCATGATGCCCAAAAAGGCCGTACCGTGCGAAAGGGCGTCGAAGGGGGCAGGACAGCTCTTGTTAAGCTCCATAAGGCGACGGTAGTAGCGCTTCATCTCATTCTCGTAATAGAGGTGCTCCTGCAAACGACCCTCATCGAACTTGCGCCCGCTCACTTTCTCACACAATCGGATGAGCTCCCACACCTGGTCCACCACATAGCGGCGGTAGAGGGCTTCATTCTTCGGTTCGCCACCATAGGGCTCGCCCGGATAGTATGGATCAGGTATCTCGAGCACCATGACGGGCACCCGATAGAAGCGCTCCCAAATTTCCGCCCACTTGATGTAGGTGTTGCATGCGTTGGTGATGACAGCCATAGAGGGCCGTGGTATGCGGCCCATAGGATGGTCGCCATCTTTGAAATAGAGGCCCACGTCTGCTTTAACGTAGCCACAGACGTCGGGCGAGTACCCATAATCCTCAGCCAGGGCGATGTACTCGTGGGCAACCTTGCGCACGGCGGTATTGAGGGCTACCACCTCCGAGAACACTGGTAGGATGCCGAAAGAACGCAGCAGCGAGGCAAAGCTGCCCATAACGTATACATAACAGGTGGGCCTTCCCTCCTCCCGCGCTTGGGCCAGCTCTCCGAAGTAATGCCGCATCAGGGCCGCCGCCTCTCTGGTGCTACGGCCCACGATGTCGCCGTTCTCACCCATCTCGCTCGCCTCCTACACGAACATAATGCTCTCCACAAACGTCTCTATCTGTAATTGAATCTGCTCGAAGCTTGTCATCGCCTCCTCAAAATCGAAGACAAAGTATCGGATGCCCGCTTCATCCAAGGCCTTTGCGTAGGCCACTTGCTCGTCCAGGCCGGGCTCACACATCTTAGCCGCTCCGATGATGGCCGCCTCTGCTCCGCTCTGGCGGACGAAGCGTAGTATCATCTCCTCCTTAGGGCGCCGGGGGTCGTGTTGGACTGGGCTGAAGGAGTCGCTCTCCAGGTAGGCCTGGGCCAGGTTGCGCACCGGGTCCCCTTGGGTAGGCACATCATAGGTGATCCACCGCAGGCCGATGAGAAGGTCATCGTCCACCACGTAACAGGACTCGCCGATGATGCGCAGCAGCTCCAGGGGGAGCTGCTCACAAAAGCCCCCCAACAGCACGACTCGCAACTTGTCCTGAGGTCTGGCCTTCCGCTCGTAGATAAGCGGGATAGCATATCGCAGCAACTCGTTATGCTCTCGGCGCGGGAGGAGGGTGCCCACAGCCATAAGGACGTACGCTTCCTCCACCGATAGTAGCCAGGGGTGCTCCCTCTTTATGCGGTAGAGCTCTCGCAGCAGGTGGCGATTCTCGTTGAACACTTCTATCGAGCCCCGGAGGTCGTCATCGGTCACCTCCTTACCCGTGATTTCCTCCATCTGGGATAGGAGGCTCCGATATTCGTGCTCCAGGAAGTCTAAGGCCAGACGGGCGGTAGGGTTTTGGGGCAGGCGTAACAGGAGGCATGGGAACTGGAAGTTGGGACGCCATACCGAAGGCAGGTTACGGGCCACATCGCATATGGGATGGCTGACAAACAGGTCTAGGGGAAGCCTCTTTGTCAGGGCCACCTCTAGGTTACTGCGCACGATGCTGCAGATATAAGACCCAAAGTGAGAATCGGCTGCCTTGCGCTCGATGGGGAATCCCCGCAGCTTCACCGGCAGCATGCCCACCGCATGCGCCAACTCCTCAGGAAAATAGACCTGGAAATGCCCCACCACCTTGCCCCCTCCCTCCCGCCAACGGTGCACGGTGGGGAAGCTCATGTCTTCCAACAGCTCACGGCACTCCTGAAGGACACCCTCCAACCCCTTGCCACTCCATGCACTCCATACCTTAGTCATGGCACCCATATTATACTTTTGACCTACCAGACGGTCAATACCTTGCCCCTTACCTTGAGAAAATGTGCGGGGCCACGCTGGGGGGTGGCCCACTTTATAAGCCTAGCAATAACAGAGTGTTGCCCCATTTTCGGCAGAGGTTGAGCTAGCCCCTAACTCTTTGGCGTATAGCCCTTGGCCACGCCTTTACGCCTTACCTATCCCCCTCCCCCAACAGCTCCGGGCTCCTTTACACCGCCCCATCCGGCTGGGCACCCTTCTTAGCGTATAGACGTCCAGTCCTGGGCGATGGCCAGCCTACCCTGCGCCCTATCCCACGCGTAGAAGCGATAGAGAGGCTGCCCTACATGGTCTGTCGGTGTAAAGGCTATCGGGGCACCAGTTATGCCTTTTGTGTCCACCGACAGCGTCTGCATCACCTCCGTGAGTTGCTGCGGTGTGCAGGGCCAGCCGCAGCGCTCAAAGGCTGCAGCGGCCATCATGCCTGCCACCCACCCCCAGATAAGCCTATCGGGCGGGAAAGTGGCGCCGAAGCGCTGATAGGCATCCTTGAGGTCGCGCATGCCCGGCACGTCGTCAAAGCTCATGACCACATGCCGCCCGGTAAACATCTTGTCATCCTTCATGCGAGCCATCTCCGACTCGGCTATGGAAAGCGGCGGGGCTACGAAGCCTCCCTGCCATCCCTGCCGGCGCAAGGCCTCCAGCAGAGGCCCACCGGTGTGCTCCCAAGTGCCCCAGCCGAAGACCCAGTCGGCACCCTTAGATATGATCCGGCTAGCGATGGCATTGTGGTCGTAACCCCGTACCGGTACAACTATCTGGTCCACTACTTCCAGGCCCAGCTCTTGCGCGCGCCTTATCCCGTACTCGACGCCAGAGCGAGAGGAGGGGACATCGTATGCGACGCCGACGACCTTGACCGGCCGCCCCAGCTTGTCGGCCTGAGCCTTGATGAATCGAACGAATGCCTCGTTGTCGTATTGCGGCGCCAGCAGGGGACAGAACACGTTCCGCTGCGGGTTGGGCGGGAACGCTGGAGGCGTGCAGCCCACCTCCACGATGACGAAGGGCAATCCCGCAGACTGGGCCTGCTCGATGACCGGCTGCTGCGTTACCGAAGCCGAGCTCTGCAAGATGATATGCACCCTGTCCGACTCGATGAACTTCTTGGCCTGGGCTGCAGCCAGGGAGGCATCGCTCCTGTTATCGGCGGACACGAGCTGGATGGGGTGGCCATTGATGCCGCCTCGCGCGTTGATGTACTGCACATAGAGGCGGAACCCCTCCAAAGTGGGGGCCCAGGTGTTGGCCCCGGGCCCGGTTACGTCGGCCATGTAGCCCACCTTATACGGCTCGCCCCTCGGAGCCGTAGCTTGAGGGGTGACCGATGGACCAGCCTCTTCCCCGCAGGCCGAAAGGACGCCCATAAGGATTGCTACCATAATCCAGATCACTCGACTCACTCGACGGGCTCTGATCATGCTGCCCACCTCCTTAGCTTTGGCTTTGACTACCATCACCGGGGGTGATCGTCTCTTTGCCTATGAAGATGGTGGCGACCTCAGGACGGACCAGCACCTCTTCTGGTAGCCCTTCCGCCACCTTCTGCCCAAAGTTCAGCACCACCAAGCGGTCGCACAAATCCCTCAACATCTGCACGTCGTGCTCGATCCAAACCATCGGGACACCCAGCTCGTACTTGATCCGCAGCAGGAAGCGGCTAAGGTCCTCCTTCTCCTGTCGGTTCATGCCGGAAGCGGGCTCGTCGAGAAGCAACAGCTTGGGCTCTCCGGCCAGGGCCCGGGCCAGGCCCACCAGCTTCTGGATCCCATAGGGCAAGGAGCTGACAGGGGCATCGCGAAAGCGCGATATCTCCAAGAAGTCCAGCACTTCTTCAGCCCTATGGCGCTGCCGAGCTTCATCTTCCAACGCTGGCCCCAACCAGAACATGGCCGTCAGCACGTTGGCCCTCCCGAATGGGTGCCTCCCCACCAAGACGTTGTCCATTACGGTGCCGTGGCGGAAAAGCTCTATCCCCTGGAAGACCCTGGTAATGCCCATGCGCGCCACCTGGCTTGGCGGCAGGCCAGTGATGTCGCGACCCATAAATAGGACACGCCCGCGCCGAGGGCGGTAGTAGCCATTTATGACATTCAACAGCGTTGTTTTGCCGGAGCCGTTGGGCCCGGCGATGCCTAAGATCTCGCCCTGGGCCACATTAATGCTCACGTCCTCCAAAGCCACGAGGCCGCCAAATGTTACCGTTACTGCCTGTACCTCTAGAATATCCATAGTCCTAACCATACCAGCGTCGCCGGCGGCGGTACTGCTTCACCTC
The sequence above is a segment of the Dehalococcoidia bacterium genome. Coding sequences within it:
- a CDS encoding acyl-CoA dehydrogenase family protein, which translates into the protein MDFRFTAEEERFREEVRQFLDRELPPGWDEEFDMETEAGVDALWEFARQLQRKLGQRRWLALAWPPEHGGLGAPIMHQVIFNEEMGRRRAPLLGLNMGVYWVGPAIMLYGSPWQKERFLPKIASGEEVWCTLYSEPGAGSDLASLQTRAVLEGDEWVINGQKIWSSMAHRADWGYLAARTDPDAPKHKGISTFLVPMKAPGIIIRPLINMAGHHGFNQVFFENVRIPKDYLVGEVNRGWYQVAVTLDFERSSISGVARSEGYYEAILGLVREERHLLSATGREAARLRLAEVGIEIEVGRYLSYRVASLQQQGRVPNYEASIAKLYASELAQRLARVGMDVLGLYGQLQPKSRWAKLRGRVERYYLTSVAETIGGGTSEIQRNVIAVRGLGLPRG
- a CDS encoding acyl-CoA dehydratase activase, giving the protein MVWVAGIDVGASYTKVVIADDEGHVASRAMVRTGFRLDEAAYEAFSLALEEAGLQREDVSYIVSTGNGRAQVSFRDAHCTDLTACAYGAWFFYPETRTVLDVGGQSMKAIKLSEDGRVLGFRLNDKCAAGTGAFLEKTAYYMGYDIQELGELATTSTNPVTISSVCAVFAEAEVINHVTAGVAPADIMQGAILSLVDRSIQLLKRVGLVPQVTVSGGIMRFTSMRKVLEEKLGLQVNFLPDGAVQFTTALGAAMLGHRRLQRLGLGARRLAS
- a CDS encoding LLM class flavin-dependent oxidoreductase, whose amino-acid sequence is MELGIILHMDFGPEVSPHQAWEDVEAQVRLAKEAGFDWVWTATEIGWRRFDALSSVVAVAALRTGLGVGSAVIILPLYNPVHVAQTFALVDILTGGQCVLGVGQGWREEEFAAAGVDFRRRFSRYVEGVQVIRRLWRDEEAHFHGRHFRLEGVSLYPRPLRPGGPPIWVGVHSPKAIRRVALLGDGWIAGSFTDIHVLQRQVSALREALAEAGRTDYQVALMREAFVARSFQDAQRAVEPYLRDKFQEYQQRVGAMPFDLSQPFSQLARGRFVMGSPEECVDQILTFLEVTGAHHFYVRMRYRGMPLEAVRDSMMLLGREVWPKVKAARS
- a CDS encoding 2-hydroxyacyl-CoA dehydratase family protein, with the translated sequence MTKVWSAWSGKGLEGVLQECRELLEDMSFPTVHRWREGGGKVVGHFQVYFPEELAHAVGMLPVKLRGFPIERKAADSHFGSYICSIVRSNLEVALTKRLPLDLFVSHPICDVARNLPSVWRPNFQFPCLLLRLPQNPTARLALDFLEHEYRSLLSQMEEITGKEVTDDDLRGSIEVFNENRHLLRELYRIKREHPWLLSVEEAYVLMAVGTLLPRREHNELLRYAIPLIYERKARPQDKLRVVLLGGFCEQLPLELLRIIGESCYVVDDDLLIGLRWITYDVPTQGDPVRNLAQAYLESDSFSPVQHDPRRPKEEMILRFVRQSGAEAAIIGAAKMCEPGLDEQVAYAKALDEAGIRYFVFDFEEAMTSFEQIQLQIETFVESIMFV
- a CDS encoding ABC transporter substrate-binding protein, translated to MVVKAKAKEVGSMIRARRVSRVIWIMVAILMGVLSACGEEAGPSVTPQATAPRGEPYKVGYMADVTGPGANTWAPTLEGFRLYVQYINARGGINGHPIQLVSADNRSDASLAAAQAKKFIESDRVHIILQSSASVTQQPVIEQAQSAGLPFVIVEVGCTPPAFPPNPQRNVFCPLLAPQYDNEAFVRFIKAQADKLGRPVKVVGVAYDVPSSRSGVEYGIRRAQELGLEVVDQIVVPVRGYDHNAIASRIISKGADWVFGWGTWEHTGGPLLEALRRQGWQGGFVAPPLSIAESEMARMKDDKMFTGRHVVMSFDDVPGMRDLKDAYQRFGATFPPDRLIWGWVAGMMAAAAFERCGWPCTPQQLTEVMQTLSVDTKGITGAPIAFTPTDHVGQPLYRFYAWDRAQGRLAIAQDWTSIR
- a CDS encoding 2-hydroxyacyl-CoA dehydratase family protein, whose translation is MGENGDIVGRSTREAAALMRHYFGELAQAREEGRPTCYVYVMGSFASLLRSFGILPVFSEVVALNTAVRKVAHEYIALAEDYGYSPDVCGYVKADVGLYFKDGDHPMGRIPRPSMAVITNACNTYIKWAEIWERFYRVPVMVLEIPDPYYPGEPYGGEPKNEALYRRYVVDQVWELIRLCEKVSGRKFDEGRLQEHLYYENEMKRYYRRLMELNKSCPAPFDALSHGTAFLGIMNVLRGTKEGAEYFRRTVEEMEYKVAHGMGALPEEKFRLFMTGVPCYPIWRRFGEMFNEKGGNFVYCTYMAFASGGSDVDYDFDVERPVESMAEGIMREVRFGLSRLLAQPQYLHKVAQDYQVDGVVFHAIKSCRTITTGLAETRLVMTHELPQVVTLYLDSDHMDRRVVAEAQMKNRIDAFFEAMAVRKLAKVQ
- a CDS encoding acyl-CoA dehydratase activase, which encodes MIFVAGVDVGSTQTKGVIIDEEGRIVGRALIDTGANVTMAAERVFALALQDAGLSPEQVVFTVGTGYGRYKVTFGNAQVTEISCHARGAVHLFPRTRTVLDIGGQDTKAIRVNERGDVENFTMNDKCSAGTGRFLQGAARALGIPLEELGPMALRAEKAVPISTTCTVFAESEVLSWLARGRKVEDILLGVHRSIASRSIALLRRVGIEEEVTFTGGVSRNPAMVVAVREMLGIPVNVSEESHYMGALGAALFAREFALAGARSRR
- a CDS encoding ABC transporter ATP-binding protein, which codes for MDILEVQAVTVTFGGLVALEDVSINVAQGEILGIAGPNGSGKTTLLNVINGYYRPRRGRVLFMGRDITGLPPSQVARMGITRVFQGIELFRHGTVMDNVLVGRHPFGRANVLTAMFWLGPALEDEARQRHRAEEVLDFLEISRFRDAPVSSLPYGIQKLVGLARALAGEPKLLLLDEPASGMNRQEKEDLSRFLLRIKYELGVPMVWIEHDVQMLRDLCDRLVVLNFGQKVAEGLPEEVLVRPEVATIFIGKETITPGDGSQSQS
- a CDS encoding thioesterase family protein, which codes for MRYRVRIGWGDIDFARVIFWPRYFEYVEHAIGEWMLARGIRWQEFVAERQLGMPAVHVETRYYRPCRLQDLVEIELAIKDLTKKGCRFVFHIWHVDTGILLASGQVTRRFIDNGAFRGIELPDDLYERFLELARETAQVPDFPHPAAPTSSRSRSDPLASPEDHQRG